The following are encoded in a window of Drosophila simulans strain w501 chromosome 3L, Prin_Dsim_3.1, whole genome shotgun sequence genomic DNA:
- the LOC6737661 gene encoding ketohexokinase, translating into MTQYGHKLSWAVGKKTVLCIGTTTIDFVSTIKHFPEENSHQKVIGGYWIRGGKASNNCTVLANLGVKVEFLGMLSSWSVFQVLVDDLKSRGIIIENCPTCDQGAPFSSVILTKSTKTRNIVYCNNNFPYVSIDDFRKLNLNHYGWIHIRALYFDKSLPMVKDIEAYNANRKDKIVLSMEFDNNLDDMWPLMDYCDYAVFSKKLAQPNGWVSLEDACMQLDERLRMRWGLNLKRPYVVVLWGDQGAGILDLNGNFTHVKAHKPKRIVDALGAGDTFVGAFIYALYIRERSVSVAVDFGNRMASYKCTKNGYDHIANILLPPIL; encoded by the coding sequence ATGACTCAATATGGCCACAAACTGAGCTGGGCTGTGGGCAAAAAGACGGTGTTGTGCATCGGCACAACGACCATTGACTTTGTCTCGACCATAAAGCATTTTCCCGAGGAGAACTCACATCAGAAGGTCATTGGAGGATACTGGATTCGCGGTGGAAAGGCCTCGAACAACTGCACCGTTCTGGCGAATCTGGGGGTCAAAGTGGAGTTCCTAGGAATGCTGAGCAGTTGGAGTGTGTTTCAAGTTCTGGTTGATGACCTGAAGAGTCGGGGCATTATTATCGAGAACTGTCCAACCTGTGACCAGGGTGCTCCCTTCTCATCCGTGATTCTCACCAAGTCGACTAAGACGCGGAACATTGTCTACTGCAATAATAACTTCCCGTACGTTAGCATTGATGATTTCCGGAAGCTGAACCTAAATCACTATGGATGGATTCACATTCGGGCACTATACTTCGATAAATCATTGCCAATGGTCAAGGACATAGAGGCATACAATGCGAACAGGAAGGATAAGATCGTGCTATCGATGGAGTTTGATAATAACCTGGATGACATGTGGCCTCTGATGGATTACTGTGACTATGCCGTATTCTCCAAGAAGCTGGCCCAACCGAATGGTTGGGTTTCTCTAGAGGATGCCTGCATGCAGCTGGACGAGCGATTGCGAATGCGTTGGGGCCTCAATCTCAAGCGACCGTATGTGGTCGTCCTTTGGGGTGATCAGGGTGCCGGCATCTTGGATCTCAATGGCAACTTCACCCACGTCAAGGCCCACAAGCCCAAACGCATCGTGGACGCATTGGGAGCAGGAGACACCTTCGTGGGCGCCTTCATCTATGCCCTTTATATCCGGGAAAGATCCGTTTCAGTTGCCGTGGACTTTGGCAATCGCATGGCCAGCTACAAATGCACGAAAAATGGGTACGATCATATCGCCAATATTTTACTGCCTCCGATTTTGTGA